One window of Lemur catta isolate mLemCat1 chromosome 3, mLemCat1.pri, whole genome shotgun sequence genomic DNA carries:
- the APCS gene encoding serum amyloid P-component, translated as MNKLLLWASVLTSLLAAFAETDLSGKVFVFPRESSSDHVSLITQLDKPLENFTLCFRAFSDLSRQYSLFSYNTQGKDNELLIYKEKHGEYSLYIGKAKVTSKVIEEFPAPVHICVSWESSSGISEFWVNGKPLVKKGLKQGYSVGAHPKIVLGQEQDTYGGGFDRSQSFVGEIGDLYMWDSLLSPQEIVSVYQGSSFNSNILNWRALNYEIKGYVVIKPMVWL; from the exons ATGAACAAGCTGCTGCTTTGGGCCTCTGTCCTCACCAGCCTCCTGGCAGCCTTTGCTGAGACAG ACCTAAGCGGGAAGGTGTTTGTGTTCCCCAGAGAATCTTCTAGTGATCACGTGAGCTTGATTACACAGCTGGACAAACCTCTAGAGAACTTTACCTTGTGTTTTCGAGCTTTTAGTGACCTCTCCCGTCAATACAGCCTCTTCTCCTACAACACCCAGGGCAAGGATAATGAACtactaatttataaagaaaaacatggagAGTACAGTTTATACATTGGGAAAGCCAAAGTTACATCAAAAGTTATTGAAGAGTTCCCGGCCCCGGTGCACATCTGTGTTAGCTGGGAGTCCTCCTCAGGCATTTCTGAATTTTGGGTCAATGGGAAGCCCTTGGTGAAAAAGGGTCTGAAGCAGGGTTACTCTGTGGGAGCTCACCCCAAGATtgtcctggggcaggagcaggatACCTACGGGGGTGGGTTTGATAGGAGCCAATCCTTTGTGGGAGAGATTGGGGATTTGTACATGTGGGACTCTTTGCTCTCCCCACAAGAGATCGTGTCAGTTTATCAGGGTTCTTCCTTCAATTCTAATATCCTGAACTGGCGGGCTCTGAACTATGAAATAAAAGGATACGTCGTCATCAAACCTATGGTGTGGCTCTGA
- the LOC123635165 gene encoding putative olfactory receptor 10J6, with amino-acid sequence MHRKNLTEVTEFVFLGFSRFHEHQITLFVVFLILYTLTLAGNVIIVTIIRIDRHLHTPMYFFLNILACSETVYTLVIIPRMLSSLVSQNQPISLAGCTTQMFFFVTLAINNCFLLTAMGYDHYVAICNPLRYTVIMSKRVCVQLMCGAFGIGLAMAAVQVTSIFTLPFSHRVVGHFFCDILPVMKLACIDTTINEIINFVVSSFVILVPMGLVFISYVLIISTILKIASAEAQKKTFATCASHLTAVIVHYGCASIAYLKPKSENSVEQDLLLSMTYTIITPLLNPVVYSLRNKEVKDALRRAVGRNIS; translated from the coding sequence ATGCACAGAAAGAACCTCACAGAGGTGACAGAGTTTGTTTTCCTGGGATTCTCCAGATTCCATGAACACCAGATTACCCTCTTTGTGGTTTTTCTCATCCTGTACACATTAACCCTAGCAGGTAATGTCATCATTGTGACCATCATCCGCATTGATCGTCAcctccacacccccatgtacttcttcctgaaCATACTGGCTTGCTCAGAGACAGTGTACACACTGGTCATCATTCCACGGATGCTCTCCAGCCTCGTATCCCAGAACCAGCCAATCTCCCTAGCAGGTTGTACAACCCAAATGTTCTTCTTTGTTACCTTGGCCATCAACAACTGCTTCTTGCTCACAGCAATGGGGTATGACCActatgtggccatctgcaaccCCCTGAGATACACAGTCATCATGAGCAAGAGGGTGTGTGTGCAGCTGATGTGTGGAGCATTTGGCATTGGCCTGGCCATGGCAGCTGTCCAAGTGACATCCATATTTACCTTACCCTTTTCTCACAGGGTGGTTGGCCATTTCTTCTGTGACATCCTCCCTGTCATGAAACTCGCCTGTATTGATACCACTATCAATGAGATAATCAACTTTGTTGTCAGTTCATTTGTTATCCTGGTCCCCATGGGCCTGGTCTTCATCTCGTATGTCCTCATCATCTCCACTATCCTCAAGATTGCCTCAGCTGAAGCCCAGAAAAAGACCTTTGCCACCTGTGCCTCCCACCTCACTGCGGTCATTGTCCACTATGGCTGTGCCTCCATTGCTTACCTCAAGCCCAAGTCAGAAAATTCTGTAGAACAAGACCTCCTTCTCTCAATGACCTACACCATCATCACTCCTCTGCTGAACCCTGTTGTTTATAGCTTAAGGAACAAGGAGGTCAAGGATGCCCTACGCAGAGCAGTGGGAAGAAACATTTCTTAA